One Sanguibacter sp. HDW7 DNA window includes the following coding sequences:
- a CDS encoding MetQ/NlpA family ABC transporter substrate-binding protein, which yields MNRKLTAIAAATALLLGLAACASDETPAASGTTGGSAAPKAVRIGVVGSQDDQWPIFAEKAKAAGIDVEIVNFSDYALPNPALSQGQIELNQFQHIQYLADYNVNADDDLVAIGATAIYPLALYSKKHTALTDIPDGAEIAVPNDQTNLNRALFVLQAAGLIKLDGGGTLTSTELDVLPESKVKVTPVSAEQTAVSLESLDGAVVNNDFVLDAGLDPKAALAQDDPASPAAQPYINIWTARAADKDNATYLKLVKIFQDTAVTDALQEQSKGTAVLRADDAAALATILKTTEDNIRAGK from the coding sequence ATGAACCGCAAGCTCACCGCCATCGCCGCCGCGACCGCGCTCCTCCTCGGCCTCGCCGCGTGCGCCTCCGACGAGACGCCCGCCGCCAGCGGCACCACGGGTGGCTCGGCCGCCCCCAAGGCCGTCCGCATCGGCGTCGTCGGCTCGCAGGACGACCAGTGGCCCATCTTCGCGGAGAAGGCCAAGGCGGCCGGCATCGACGTCGAGATCGTCAACTTCTCCGACTACGCGCTGCCCAACCCCGCACTGAGCCAGGGCCAGATCGAGCTCAACCAGTTCCAGCACATCCAGTACCTCGCGGACTACAACGTCAACGCGGACGACGACCTCGTCGCGATCGGCGCCACCGCGATCTACCCGCTCGCGCTCTACTCGAAGAAGCACACCGCGCTCACCGACATCCCCGACGGTGCGGAGATCGCGGTCCCCAACGACCAGACGAACCTCAACCGTGCGCTCTTCGTCCTGCAGGCCGCTGGCCTCATCAAGCTCGATGGCGGCGGCACGCTCACGTCGACCGAGCTCGACGTCCTGCCCGAGTCGAAGGTCAAGGTCACGCCGGTCTCGGCGGAGCAGACGGCCGTGTCCCTCGAGTCGCTCGACGGTGCCGTCGTCAACAACGACTTCGTGCTCGACGCGGGCCTCGACCCCAAGGCCGCCCTCGCGCAGGACGACCCGGCGTCGCCTGCCGCCCAGCCGTACATCAACATCTGGACGGCCCGCGCCGCTGACAAGGACAACGCGACCTACCTCAAGCTCGTGAAGATCTTCCAGGACACCGCCGTCACCGACGCGCTCCAGGAGCAGTCGAAGGGCACCGCCGTCCTCCGCGCGGACGACGCGGCCGCCCTCGCGACGATCCTCAAGACGACCGAGGACAACATCCGCGCGGGCAAGTGA
- a CDS encoding methionine ABC transporter ATP-binding protein yields MSEREPKIVFEAATKVFRTTKGEVRAVDGVNLTIRAGEVYGVIGYSGAGKSTLVRLINALEPVTSGRVLVDGRDVHSLKESALRAARADIGMIFQQFNLLSSRTVAGNVAYPLKVAGWPRAKRDARVAELLDFVGLTDKARAFPSQLSGGQKQRVGIARALATNPTILLADESTSALDPETTQDVLDIVKRVNVELGVTVVVITHEMEVVKYVCDRVAVMEGGKVVEHGDVYDVFARPQHAATRRFVGTALRDRPSPAALERLRRRHPGRIVTVGVREDGGATGELTRALRDHPVDGTVIYGGITEIAERPYGSLTLEIAGDDVAIAAFLTDLGRSTTVLDLGTAAHPLSDPDAVGPRASKGASA; encoded by the coding sequence ATGAGCGAGCGCGAGCCGAAGATCGTCTTCGAGGCCGCCACGAAGGTGTTCCGCACCACGAAGGGTGAGGTGCGCGCGGTCGACGGCGTCAACCTCACCATCAGGGCGGGCGAGGTGTACGGCGTCATCGGGTACTCGGGCGCCGGCAAGTCGACGCTCGTGCGACTCATCAACGCGCTCGAGCCTGTGACGAGCGGTCGCGTGCTCGTCGACGGGCGCGACGTCCACTCCCTCAAGGAGTCCGCGCTGCGTGCGGCCCGCGCGGACATCGGCATGATCTTCCAGCAGTTCAACCTGCTCTCCTCGCGCACGGTCGCGGGCAACGTCGCCTACCCGCTCAAGGTTGCGGGCTGGCCGCGCGCGAAGCGCGACGCCCGCGTCGCCGAGCTCCTCGACTTCGTCGGCCTCACCGACAAGGCGCGCGCGTTCCCCTCCCAGCTCTCGGGCGGGCAGAAGCAGCGCGTCGGCATCGCGCGCGCCCTCGCGACGAACCCGACGATCCTCCTCGCCGACGAGTCGACGAGTGCGCTCGACCCGGAGACGACCCAGGACGTCCTCGACATCGTCAAGCGCGTCAACGTCGAGCTCGGCGTCACCGTCGTCGTCATCACGCACGAGATGGAGGTCGTCAAGTACGTGTGCGACCGCGTCGCGGTCATGGAGGGCGGCAAGGTCGTCGAGCACGGCGACGTGTACGACGTCTTCGCGCGGCCGCAGCATGCGGCGACCCGACGCTTCGTCGGGACGGCACTGCGCGACAGGCCGAGCCCCGCCGCCCTCGAACGGCTACGACGACGGCACCCGGGGCGCATCGTCACCGTCGGCGTCCGCGAGGACGGCGGCGCGACGGGCGAGCTCACGCGCGCGCTGCGCGACCACCCGGTCGACGGGACCGTCATCTACGGCGGCATCACCGAGATCGCGGAGCGCCCCTACGGGTCGCTCACGCTGGAGATCGCGGGCGACGACGTCGCGATCGCGGCGTTCCTCACCGACCTCGGGCGCTCGACGACGGTCCTCGACCTCGGCACCGCCGCCCACCCGCTCTCGGACCCCGACGCCGTCGGGCCGCGCGCCTCGAAGGGAGCGTCCGCATGA
- a CDS encoding methionine ABC transporter permease produces MNLVAAARPTDWDKMLPALWRSLGETLYMVSVSLLVALVAGLALGLALYVTRAGNLYGNRAVNIVLNVVVNIVRPIPFIIFLTAIGPLTLSVVGTTVGTEAVILPMSIMASFAFSRLVEQNLVAVDPGVVEAARAMGASRFRVVWSVLVPEALGPLILGYTFLFIGVVDMSAMAGMIGGGGLGDFAIRFGYQRFNWEVTFVAVLVIVVLVQIAQGVGNLLARKVLRR; encoded by the coding sequence ATGAACCTCGTCGCTGCCGCCCGGCCCACCGACTGGGACAAGATGCTGCCCGCGTTGTGGAGGTCGCTCGGCGAGACCCTCTACATGGTGAGCGTCTCGCTGCTCGTCGCGCTCGTCGCGGGGCTCGCGCTCGGGCTCGCGCTTTACGTGACGCGCGCCGGCAACCTCTACGGCAACCGCGCGGTGAACATCGTGCTCAACGTCGTCGTCAACATCGTGCGGCCCATCCCGTTCATCATCTTCCTCACGGCGATAGGCCCGCTGACCCTCTCGGTCGTCGGGACGACGGTCGGCACGGAGGCCGTCATCCTGCCGATGTCGATCATGGCGTCGTTCGCGTTCTCGCGGCTCGTCGAGCAGAACCTCGTCGCCGTCGACCCGGGCGTCGTCGAGGCGGCGCGCGCGATGGGGGCGTCACGCTTCCGCGTCGTGTGGAGCGTGCTCGTGCCCGAGGCGCTCGGGCCGCTCATCCTCGGCTACACGTTCCTCTTCATCGGGGTCGTCGACATGTCGGCGATGGCCGGGATGATCGGCGGCGGCGGGCTCGGCGACTTCGCGATCCGGTTCGGCTACCAGCGCTTCAACTGGGAGGTGACGTTCGTCGCGGTGCTCGTCATCGTGGTGCTCGTCCAGATCGCGCAGGGCGTCGGCAACCTCCTGGCGCGCAAGGTGCTGCGGCGTTGA
- a CDS encoding DNA polymerase III subunit gamma and tau, which yields MTTALYRRYRPDSFADVVGQEHVTAPLRQALRSNRVNHAYLFSGPRGCGKTTSARILARILNCHENTDATPTDTPCGVCPSCVDLATGGPGSLDVVEIDAASHGGVDDARELRERATFSPTRDRFKIFILDEAHMVTPQGFNALLKIVEEPPAYLKFIFATTEPDKVIGTIRSRTHHYPFRLVPPDVMVPLLEKLCAAEGAPVGSGVLPLVVRAGGGSVRDTLSVMDQLIAGSGPEGVDYELAVALLGYTHATLLDDAVESVASRDGAALFRVVDRVVGSGHEPRRFVEDVLERLRDLVVIAVSGDDAAAVLRDVPADQLDRMRSQAAAMGVAELSRAADLTNDALTSMSGATSPRMHLELLCARLLLPAAAGGEQSLASRLDRLERGLGPAAAAAVADGSSAGAVAAPAVAGAPGVSAAPREEFAPAASRGDAGRGASAARAALAAATGRGPAAPAASPAPVAAAPAPAAAPAPAAREDDAPPPWDVPVAEGAPADVPSSAPAVAPATAVAPDVASTPSAASADAAAPAPAVHDDDAPPPWDEPEPEAAHAPVAAREPGPAAAEPAAVVDAAPEPATPAAPEPAPTPVVDSTPEPVHEPAAPAAHEPAAPVPVPVPEPVVVPAAEPAAALALAPAPSQAPEPMPEPAAPAAEENRAPATGAGEDSETLRRRWDEVLATLSDLKKATWVLVKDNSRVAELTPTTLRLAFTAPGLVAAFRNGPHSALVQQAVKETLGYDVRVEGEVQGDGPASAARPQAAAVAAPVTRAHAPVDEVPARHDDARAPRSQGPGDDHGQASHAPQDLPEPPADPDPFGATDPTGDTDPFGGPDLSHDSSEAGGHIPDGERTAASSATPSAEPAQQPATAVRAPAPAQASAVPAPPAEPQVVDSWDVVPVGTWTRDEPAAPAPVNPAPTDVTWDVVPVGSSAAEPTATTEAAPSPAPAADPWASVVERIVAEPQTRHEPAPSAPVAARPASSSTSSAPLTGAAAARAAALAGRGAAAHPRTSSADEPPHDDAPPPEEPSYDDYEDSVPFTETTLMGVPLVVQILGATVLEETNDTDA from the coding sequence GTGACCACTGCCCTGTACCGCCGCTACCGCCCGGACTCCTTTGCCGACGTCGTCGGCCAGGAGCACGTCACGGCACCCCTGCGGCAGGCGCTGCGGTCCAACCGCGTCAACCACGCGTATCTCTTCTCGGGCCCGCGCGGCTGCGGCAAGACGACGTCCGCGCGCATCCTCGCGCGCATCCTCAACTGCCACGAGAACACTGACGCGACGCCCACGGACACCCCGTGCGGCGTGTGCCCGTCGTGCGTCGACCTCGCGACGGGCGGCCCCGGCAGCCTCGACGTCGTCGAGATCGACGCGGCAAGCCACGGCGGCGTCGACGACGCCCGTGAGCTGCGCGAGCGCGCGACCTTCTCCCCGACGCGCGACCGCTTCAAGATCTTCATCCTCGACGAGGCGCACATGGTGACGCCCCAGGGCTTCAACGCGCTGCTGAAGATCGTCGAGGAGCCGCCGGCATACCTGAAGTTCATCTTCGCGACGACGGAGCCCGACAAGGTCATCGGCACCATCCGCTCGCGCACGCACCACTACCCGTTCCGCCTCGTGCCGCCGGACGTCATGGTGCCGCTCCTCGAGAAGCTCTGCGCAGCCGAGGGCGCGCCCGTGGGCTCCGGAGTCCTGCCGCTCGTCGTGCGCGCGGGCGGCGGGTCCGTGCGCGACACGCTCTCCGTCATGGACCAGCTCATCGCGGGATCCGGGCCCGAGGGCGTCGACTACGAGCTTGCCGTCGCCCTGCTCGGCTACACGCACGCGACGCTGCTCGACGACGCCGTGGAGTCGGTCGCCTCGCGCGACGGCGCCGCACTGTTCCGTGTCGTCGACCGCGTCGTCGGATCGGGCCACGAGCCCCGACGCTTCGTCGAGGACGTCCTCGAGCGCCTGCGCGACCTCGTCGTCATCGCAGTCTCGGGCGACGACGCCGCGGCCGTCCTGCGCGACGTGCCCGCCGACCAGCTCGATCGCATGCGTTCCCAGGCCGCCGCGATGGGTGTCGCGGAGCTGTCGCGCGCCGCCGACCTCACGAACGACGCGCTCACGTCGATGAGCGGCGCGACGTCGCCGCGCATGCACCTCGAGCTGCTCTGCGCACGTCTCCTGCTGCCCGCCGCTGCGGGAGGCGAGCAGTCGCTCGCGTCGCGCCTCGACCGGCTCGAGCGGGGACTTGGGCCGGCTGCTGCCGCTGCGGTGGCCGACGGGTCCTCGGCCGGCGCCGTCGCAGCGCCTGCTGTCGCTGGTGCGCCCGGTGTCTCTGCCGCGCCGCGTGAGGAGTTTGCTCCGGCTGCCTCGCGCGGGGACGCCGGACGTGGTGCCTCGGCCGCGCGTGCCGCGCTCGCGGCGGCGACGGGGCGTGGGCCTGCTGCGCCTGCGGCGTCGCCCGCGCCGGTGGCCGCTGCGCCTGCACCCGCTGCTGCGCCCGCGCCTGCTGCGCGCGAGGACGACGCGCCCCCGCCGTGGGACGTGCCGGTGGCAGAGGGGGCGCCTGCCGACGTGCCGTCGTCTGCGCCTGCGGTCGCACCTGCGACGGCTGTCGCGCCCGACGTGGCGTCTACGCCGTCGGCCGCGTCCGCAGACGCGGCCGCGCCCGCACCCGCTGTGCACGACGACGACGCGCCGCCGCCGTGGGACGAGCCCGAGCCTGAAGCTGCTCACGCACCTGTCGCTGCGCGGGAGCCCGGGCCGGCGGCGGCGGAGCCCGCAGCCGTCGTGGATGCTGCGCCCGAGCCTGCAACGCCTGCAGCTCCCGAGCCCGCTCCCACGCCGGTGGTGGACTCCACCCCCGAGCCGGTGCACGAGCCCGCCGCGCCTGCCGCGCACGAGCCCGCTGCGCCCGTGCCCGTGCCGGTGCCCGAGCCCGTCGTCGTGCCTGCAGCCGAGCCTGCCGCTGCTCTGGCTCTGGCTCCGGCACCGTCGCAGGCTCCCGAGCCCATGCCGGAGCCCGCAGCTCCGGCGGCCGAGGAGAACCGTGCCCCCGCGACGGGGGCCGGCGAGGACTCGGAGACCCTGCGCCGCCGGTGGGACGAGGTTCTCGCGACCCTGTCCGACCTCAAGAAGGCGACGTGGGTGCTCGTCAAGGACAACTCGCGCGTCGCCGAGCTCACGCCGACGACCCTGCGTCTCGCCTTCACGGCTCCTGGGCTCGTCGCGGCGTTCCGCAACGGCCCGCACTCCGCGCTCGTCCAGCAGGCGGTCAAGGAGACCCTCGGCTACGACGTCCGCGTCGAGGGCGAGGTCCAGGGCGACGGGCCGGCGTCCGCCGCGCGTCCGCAGGCCGCCGCGGTCGCGGCGCCCGTGACACGCGCGCACGCACCCGTCGACGAGGTCCCCGCCCGCCACGACGACGCCCGCGCACCTCGGTCCCAGGGCCCCGGCGACGACCACGGTCAGGCGAGCCATGCGCCGCAGGACCTTCCCGAGCCCCCCGCGGACCCCGACCCGTTCGGCGCCACCGATCCGACCGGTGACACCGACCCGTTCGGCGGCCCGGACCTGTCCCACGACTCGTCCGAAGCCGGTGGACACATTCCTGACGGAGAGCGGACGGCTGCGTCGTCTGCCACGCCGTCGGCGGAGCCTGCCCAGCAGCCCGCCACGGCGGTCCGGGCACCGGCTCCCGCCCAGGCGTCGGCCGTCCCGGCCCCCCCGGCCGAGCCGCAGGTCGTCGACTCGTGGGACGTCGTGCCCGTCGGTACCTGGACGCGCGACGAGCCCGCAGCGCCCGCGCCCGTGAACCCTGCGCCCACGGACGTCACGTGGGACGTCGTGCCCGTCGGCTCGTCGGCTGCCGAGCCGACCGCGACCACCGAGGCGGCACCGTCGCCGGCCCCCGCTGCGGACCCGTGGGCGAGCGTCGTCGAGCGCATCGTCGCCGAGCCCCAGACGCGCCACGAGCCCGCTCCCTCGGCGCCGGTCGCGGCCCGTCCGGCCTCTTCGTCGACCTCGTCCGCACCGCTCACGGGCGCCGCTGCCGCGCGTGCCGCCGCCCTCGCTGGCCGCGGCGCCGCCGCCCACCCGCGCACGTCGAGCGCCGACGAGCCGCCTCACGACGACGCGCCGCCGCCCGAGGAGCCGTCGTACGACGACTACGAGGACTCGGTGCCGTTCACTGAGACGACGCTCATGGGTGTGCCGCTCGTCGTGCAGATCCTCGGCGCGACGGTCCTCGAGGAGACGAACGACACCGACGCCTGA
- the recR gene encoding recombination mediator RecR, with protein sequence MYEGAVQDLIDELGRLPGVGPKSAQRIAFHLLAADADDVRRLVDALTQVKARVKFCEVCGNVAEEERCRVCRDPRRSPSVICVVEEPKDVVAIERTREFRGTYHVLGGAINPIDNVGPDDLRISQLMSRLADGQVTEVILATDPNVEGEATATYLARLLGPMGLRVTRLASGLPVGGDLEYADEVTLGRAFEGRRVVHG encoded by the coding sequence GTGTACGAAGGAGCGGTCCAGGACCTCATCGACGAGCTCGGGCGTCTGCCCGGGGTCGGCCCCAAGAGCGCGCAGCGCATCGCGTTCCACCTCCTCGCGGCGGACGCGGACGACGTGCGTCGTCTTGTCGACGCCCTCACGCAGGTCAAGGCCCGCGTGAAGTTCTGCGAGGTGTGCGGCAACGTCGCGGAGGAGGAACGCTGCCGCGTGTGCCGCGACCCGCGGCGCAGCCCGTCGGTCATCTGCGTCGTCGAGGAGCCCAAGGACGTCGTCGCGATCGAGCGCACGCGCGAGTTCCGCGGGACCTACCACGTGCTCGGCGGGGCCATCAACCCGATCGACAACGTCGGCCCTGACGACCTGCGGATCTCTCAGCTCATGTCGCGCCTCGCGGACGGGCAGGTCACCGAGGTCATCCTCGCGACCGACCCCAACGTCGAGGGCGAGGCGACGGCCACGTACCTCGCGCGCCTCCTCGGCCCCATGGGCCTGAGGGTCACTCGCCTCGCGTCCGGGCTGCCGGTCGGGGGAGACTTGGAGTACGCCGACGAGGTCACCCTCGGCCGAGCGTTCGAAGGACGGAGGGTCGTCCATGGCTGA
- a CDS encoding DUF5063 domain-containing protein produces the protein MADDVRMTLPGGVTEVGAAFAEQASNFVATVTHVASGATPEAAIPVLLLATTDVLASGSRLGAMVDVVPAEEFEPDSGPDTDVEPLRVALALILDGLDSYPEVVDPVLGAELDTTSLSDGLAEITLALTQGLAHHEAGHPAEALWWWQFSYLSGWGATAASAARVLASILGHLRLDVDDDVAAEAEYDALQRHTTG, from the coding sequence ATGGCTGACGACGTACGCATGACGCTCCCGGGCGGTGTCACCGAGGTCGGGGCGGCCTTCGCCGAGCAGGCGTCGAACTTCGTCGCGACGGTCACGCACGTCGCGTCGGGCGCGACTCCCGAGGCCGCGATCCCCGTGCTGCTCCTCGCGACGACCGACGTCCTCGCGTCCGGCTCACGCCTCGGCGCGATGGTCGACGTCGTGCCGGCCGAGGAGTTCGAGCCAGACTCGGGGCCCGACACCGACGTCGAGCCGCTCCGTGTCGCGCTCGCGCTCATCCTCGACGGGCTCGACTCGTACCCGGAGGTCGTCGATCCGGTCCTCGGTGCGGAGCTCGACACGACGAGCCTCTCCGACGGCCTCGCCGAGATCACTCTCGCCCTCACGCAGGGCCTCGCCCACCACGAGGCCGGCCACCCGGCCGAGGCCCTGTGGTGGTGGCAGTTCTCCTACCTGTCCGGCTGGGGCGCGACCGCCGCGTCGGCGGCGCGCGTCCTCGCGTCGATCCTCGGTCACCTGCGGCTCGACGTCGACGACGACGTCGCTGCCGAGGCCGAGTACGACGCGTTGCAGCGACACACGACCGGATGA
- a CDS encoding TSUP family transporter, which yields MTTGGLDLSTTTVLLLVVAGFAAGWIDAVVGGGGLVQLPALLLVPGISPVQALATNKLAGIMGTSVAAVTFYRRVGPDLRTAAPMAVCAFGGAVGGAALASRIPAELFTPIILVVLIGVAAWTIARPSLGSSSALRWEGNRHVLTAAAVGLAIGAYDGLLGPGTGTFLVISLVGLLGYAFLPASAIAKIVNFATNAGALVFFVPHGAVLWGLGLVVGAANLCGGYLGARMAVAKGSGFVRGAFIVVVSVLVVRLGWQVLAG from the coding sequence ATGACGACGGGCGGCCTCGATCTCTCGACGACGACGGTCCTGCTCCTCGTCGTCGCCGGCTTCGCCGCCGGCTGGATCGATGCCGTCGTCGGCGGGGGCGGGCTCGTCCAGCTGCCCGCGCTCCTGCTCGTGCCGGGCATCAGTCCCGTGCAGGCGCTGGCGACCAACAAGCTTGCGGGCATCATGGGCACGTCCGTCGCCGCCGTGACCTTCTACCGGCGGGTGGGGCCCGACCTGCGGACGGCCGCGCCCATGGCGGTGTGCGCGTTCGGCGGAGCGGTCGGCGGGGCGGCCCTCGCGAGCCGCATCCCCGCCGAGCTCTTCACACCGATCATCCTCGTCGTGCTCATCGGCGTCGCCGCCTGGACCATCGCCCGGCCCTCGCTCGGCAGCTCCTCGGCGCTGCGGTGGGAGGGCAACCGGCACGTCCTCACCGCGGCGGCCGTCGGTCTCGCGATCGGCGCGTATGACGGGCTGCTCGGGCCCGGCACGGGGACGTTCCTCGTCATCAGCCTCGTCGGACTTCTCGGGTACGCGTTCCTGCCCGCGTCCGCGATCGCGAAGATCGTCAACTTCGCGACCAACGCGGGCGCTCTCGTCTTCTTCGTGCCGCACGGCGCCGTCCTGTGGGGACTGGGTCTCGTCGTCGGCGCCGCGAACCTCTGCGGCGGCTACCTCGGTGCGCGCATGGCCGTCGCCAAGGGTTCCGGGTTCGTGCGCGGGGCCTTCATCGTCGTCGTGTCCGTGCTCGTCGTACGCCTCGGCTGGCAGGTGCTCGCGGGCTGA
- a CDS encoding antitoxin, producing MGIDDLAAKAKDALAEHGDKVSDGLEKAAEFVKSKTSDDVDAKIDSAVDAAQGFIAKQQQA from the coding sequence ATGGGCATCGATGACCTCGCCGCAAAGGCGAAGGATGCACTGGCGGAGCACGGCGACAAGGTCTCGGACGGCCTCGAGAAGGCAGCCGAGTTCGTGAAGTCGAAGACGTCCGACGACGTCGACGCCAAGATCGACTCTGCGGTCGACGCCGCCCAGGGCTTCATCGCCAAGCAGCAGCAGGCCTGA
- a CDS encoding aspartate kinase: protein MALIVQKYGGSSVSDAESIKRVAKRIAESKRAGNDVVVVVSAMGDMTDELIDLAQQVTPAPPQREMDILLTAGERISMSLLAMAINNLGVKAKSFTGQQAGVITDAVHGKAHIVDVVPSRVRETIEKGSVAIVAGFQGVTRDTNDVTTLGRGGSDTTAVALAAGLGADVCEIYSDVDGVFTADPRIVPAARKVDRLTYEEMLEMAASGAKILHLRCVEYGRRYDVPIHVRSSFSGKEGTLVTNRPLTAENGEELPMEEPIITGVAHDRSEAKITVVGVPDVPGTAARIFEVVATAGANIDMIVQNISAAQTGLTDISFSLPEGDVPATLAALRVAQEEIKFESLQFDDQIGKLSLVGAGMKSSPGVSAKLFGALRDAGINIEMISTSEIRISVVTREDSLDDAVRAVHTAFGLDGEAEAVVYAGTGR from the coding sequence ATGGCACTCATCGTGCAGAAGTACGGCGGCTCCTCGGTGTCCGACGCCGAGAGCATCAAGCGCGTCGCCAAGCGCATCGCGGAGTCCAAGCGGGCCGGGAACGACGTCGTCGTCGTGGTCTCGGCCATGGGCGACATGACGGACGAGCTCATCGACCTCGCCCAGCAGGTCACGCCCGCCCCTCCGCAGCGAGAGATGGACATCCTCCTCACCGCCGGCGAGCGCATCTCGATGTCGCTCCTCGCCATGGCGATCAACAACCTCGGCGTCAAGGCCAAGTCCTTCACCGGCCAGCAGGCCGGCGTCATCACGGACGCGGTGCACGGCAAGGCGCACATCGTCGACGTCGTGCCCTCGCGGGTGCGCGAGACGATCGAGAAGGGCTCGGTCGCGATCGTCGCCGGGTTCCAGGGCGTCACGCGCGACACGAACGACGTGACGACGCTCGGCCGCGGCGGCTCCGACACGACGGCCGTCGCGCTCGCGGCGGGCCTCGGCGCGGATGTCTGCGAGATCTACTCCGACGTCGACGGCGTGTTCACCGCCGACCCTCGCATCGTGCCGGCGGCCCGCAAGGTCGACCGCCTCACGTACGAAGAGATGCTCGAGATGGCGGCGAGCGGGGCGAAGATCCTGCACCTGCGCTGCGTCGAGTACGGCCGGCGCTACGACGTGCCGATCCACGTGCGGTCCTCCTTCTCCGGCAAGGAGGGCACCCTCGTGACCAACCGACCCCTGACCGCCGAGAACGGCGAGGAGCTCCCGATGGAAGAACCGATCATCACCGGCGTGGCCCACGACCGGTCCGAGGCCAAGATCACCGTCGTCGGCGTGCCCGACGTGCCCGGCACCGCCGCGCGCATCTTCGAGGTCGTCGCCACCGCGGGCGCGAACATCGACATGATCGTCCAGAACATCTCGGCCGCGCAGACGGGCCTCACGGACATCTCGTTCTCGCTGCCCGAGGGCGACGTCCCCGCGACGCTCGCCGCGCTGCGCGTCGCGCAGGAGGAGATCAAGTTCGAGTCGCTGCAGTTCGACGACCAGATCGGCAAGCTCTCGCTCGTCGGCGCGGGCATGAAGTCGAGCCCGGGCGTCTCCGCGAAGCTCTTCGGCGCGCTGCGTGACGCTGGCATCAACATCGAGATGATCTCGACGTCGGAGATCCGCATCTCGGTCGTCACGCGCGAGGACTCGCTCGACGACGCCGTGCGCGCTGTCCACACGGCCTTCGGGCTCGACGGCGAGGCAGAGGCCGTCGTCTACGCAGGAACGGGGCGCTGA
- a CDS encoding aspartate-semialdehyde dehydrogenase, with protein MTENLTVAVVGATGQVGGVMRRLLVERDFPVGTIRYFASARSAGKVLDWKGTDVVVEDVATADLEGIDIAIFSAGGSTSKEHAPRFAAAGAVVIDNSSAWRLDVDVPLVVSEVNPDAVTEARKGIIANPNCTTMAAMPVLKPLSDAAGGLQRLIVSTYQAVSGSGLAGATELADQVRAAVAGDVALEELVTDGSAVTLPEPSKYVRNIAFNVVAIAGGIVDDGSLETDEEQKLRNESRKILGLPDLAVSGTCVRVPVFSGHSLVVNAEFGEPISPEQATALLEQAPGVEVTDVPNPLQAAGADPSFVGRIRVDQSVPGGKGLALFISNDNLRKGAALNAVQVAEVVAPRLAEVRAARV; from the coding sequence ATGACCGAGAACCTCACCGTCGCCGTCGTCGGCGCGACCGGCCAGGTCGGCGGCGTCATGCGCCGCCTCCTCGTCGAGCGGGACTTCCCGGTCGGCACGATCCGCTACTTCGCGTCGGCCCGCTCGGCCGGCAAGGTGCTCGACTGGAAGGGCACGGACGTCGTCGTCGAGGACGTCGCGACCGCCGACCTCGAGGGCATCGACATCGCGATCTTCTCGGCGGGCGGCAGCACGTCGAAGGAGCACGCGCCGCGTTTCGCCGCGGCGGGTGCCGTCGTCATCGACAACTCCTCCGCATGGCGTCTCGACGTCGACGTGCCGCTCGTCGTCTCCGAGGTCAACCCGGACGCCGTGACGGAGGCCCGTAAGGGCATCATCGCGAACCCCAACTGCACGACAATGGCCGCGATGCCCGTCCTCAAGCCGCTGTCTGACGCGGCCGGCGGCCTGCAGCGCCTCATCGTCTCGACGTACCAGGCGGTCTCGGGCTCGGGCCTCGCGGGCGCGACCGAGCTCGCCGACCAGGTGCGCGCGGCCGTCGCGGGTGACGTCGCGCTCGAGGAGCTCGTCACGGACGGCTCCGCCGTCACGCTCCCCGAGCCGAGCAAGTACGTGCGGAACATCGCGTTCAACGTCGTCGCGATCGCGGGCGGGATCGTCGATGACGGCTCGCTCGAGACAGACGAGGAGCAGAAGCTCCGCAACGAGTCGCGCAAGATCCTCGGCCTGCCTGACCTCGCGGTCTCGGGCACGTGCGTGCGCGTGCCCGTGTTCTCGGGGCACTCGCTCGTCGTCAACGCCGAGTTCGGTGAGCCGATCTCGCCCGAGCAGGCCACGGCGCTGCTCGAGCAGGCACCGGGCGTCGAGGTGACGGACGTGCCGAACCCGCTGCAGGCGGCGGGCGCCGACCCGTCGTTCGTCGGCCGCATCCGCGTCGACCAGTCCGTGCCGGGCGGCAAGGGCCTCGCGCTGTTCATCAGCAACGACAACCTTCGCAAGGGTGCCGCGCTCAACGCGGTGCAGGTCGCGGAGGTCGTCGCGCCGCGCCTTGCCGAGGTGCGCGCCGCGCGCGTCTGA